The following proteins come from a genomic window of bacterium:
- the thiD gene encoding bifunctional hydroxymethylpyrimidine kinase/phosphomethylpyrimidine kinase has protein sequence MNAKIPIALTIAGLDPSGGAGLQEDIKVFTELGVHGISVATAVTVQSSFGLRTVEPVRPEIVSEQLKCLLEDREPKAAKTGILTNQSLAPVIDFLKQTSVPVIVDPVFASGTGFILADSNIVEVYRTEVIPHSVLVTPNVPELQSLLGMSITSSVYFEGAARKLIDMGAKAVLIKGGHTEEDEVVDLFYTKTQARRFVKPRRNLKRVHGTGCALSAAIVAYLVRGATLLDAVASAEAYIDRKLADVLYAGEGAPIINHLKSVS, from the coding sequence ATGAACGCTAAGATTCCAATAGCTCTGACCATTGCAGGACTAGATCCATCCGGCGGAGCCGGACTGCAGGAGGATATCAAAGTCTTTACCGAACTCGGCGTTCACGGAATCTCCGTTGCCACAGCCGTTACCGTGCAGTCGAGCTTTGGGCTTCGGACGGTTGAGCCGGTCAGGCCGGAAATCGTTTCCGAGCAGCTTAAATGTTTGCTTGAGGACAGGGAGCCGAAGGCTGCTAAAACGGGCATCCTTACGAATCAGTCATTGGCACCTGTAATCGATTTCCTTAAGCAAACCTCGGTTCCTGTGATTGTAGATCCGGTATTCGCATCAGGCACCGGCTTCATACTCGCCGACTCGAATATTGTAGAAGTTTACCGAACAGAAGTCATCCCCCATAGCGTACTTGTGACGCCTAACGTCCCGGAACTGCAGTCCTTGCTCGGCATGTCCATCACGAGTAGCGTATATTTCGAAGGTGCGGCGCGTAAACTCATTGATATGGGCGCAAAAGCCGTGCTAATAAAGGGCGGACATACCGAAGAGGATGAGGTGGTCGATTTGTTCTATACAAAAACGCAGGCCCGCAGATTTGTAAAACCCAGACGCAACCTCAAGCGCGTTCACGGAACCGGTTGTGCGCTGTCGGCGGCAATTGTTGCTTACCTCGTGCGTGGAGCAACTCTCCTTGATGCAGTAGCTTCCGCTGAAGCATACATCGACCGCAAGCTCGCAGACGTTCTATACGCAGGCGAGGGCGCGCCGATAATCAATCATCTAAAAAGTGTCTCTTAA